In Crassostrea angulata isolate pt1a10 chromosome 4, ASM2561291v2, whole genome shotgun sequence, one genomic interval encodes:
- the LOC128179362 gene encoding homeobox protein EMX1-like isoform X1 — protein MVVHATDMVEHGLRKSSGFTIDSLIGKDSEKSDSSPSGRNYEEYVRVSSERTDRESPRPRTQNGSELLERSKRDTVVNESPGTRQVPDFSAARRERELFLASHQHSASESLKHLHEVLSQTAGATGTYYAPRVCRHPLSPYSLHSVYPGQLPASAPLHPLMLTPSTSRDIRHLHPWISERYSGYYYPRFPAAAPGFLFQPYRKPKRIRTAFSPSQLLQLEKAFEKSHYVVGQERKDLASELQLTETQVKVWFQNRRTKHKRIKSEDGDDPNSPDKGSSKDMDSDNEEKDDSDISDIDDIGDDGMGHFHGNQVHHPPPPLY, from the exons ATGGTGGTTCATGCTACAGACATGGTAGAGCACGGTTTGCGAAAGTCCTCGGGCTTTACGATTGATTCTTTAATAGGAAAAGACTCCGAAAAATCAGACAGTTCGCCAAGTGGCCGAAACTATGAGGAATATGTGCGTGTAAGTTCAGAGCGGACCGACCGGGAAAGTCCGCGACCTCGAACACAGAACGGTTCCGAACTTTTGGAACGTTCCAAAAGGGACACAGTGGTCAACGAATCTCCGGGAACGAGACAGGTTCCCGACTTTTCCGCAGCTCGGAGAGAAAGAGAATTATTCCTCGCTTCACATCAACATAGTGCCTCTGaatcattaaaacatttacacgAGGTCCTGTCTCAGACGGCGGGGGCCACGGGGACTTACTACGCCCCCCGAGTGTGCCGCCACCCCCTGTCACCCTATAGTCTCCACTCTGTGTACCCTGGTCAGCTACCAGCCTCAGCCCCCCTCCATCCCTTGATGTTAACCCCCTCAACCTCCCGAGACATCCGTCATCTTCATCCCTGGATATCGGAACGCTACTCTGGATACTACTACCCACGGTTCCCGGCAG CAGCTCCCGGGTTTCTTTTCCAACCTTACAGAAAACCCAAACGAATACGCACCGCATTTTCGCCCTCACAGCTTCTTCAACTGGAGAAGGCGTTCGAAAAAAGTCACTACGTGGTCGGTCAGGAGAGAAAAGATCTAGCTTCTGAACTCCAACTCACGGAAACACAG GTAAAGGTATGGTTCCAAAACAGACGCACAAAACACAAGAGGATAAAATCGGAAGACGGCGATGATCCCAATAGTCCGGACAAAGGCTCTTCTAAAGACATGGACAGCGACAACGAAGAGAAGGACGACAGTGATATTAGTGACATTGATGACATAGGCGATGACGGCATGGGTCATTTCCATGGCAACCAAGTTCATCATCCTCCCCCGCCTCTTTATTGA
- the LOC128179362 gene encoding homeobox protein EMX1-like isoform X2, with amino-acid sequence MVVHATDMVEHGLRKSSGFTIDSLIGKDSEKSDSSPSGRNYEEYVRVSSERTDRESPRPRTQNGSELLERSKRDTVVNESPGTRQVPDFSAARRERELFLASHQHSASESLKHLHEVLSQTAGATGTYYAPRVCRHPLSPYSLHSVYPGQLPASAPLHPLMLTPSTSRDIRHLHPWISERYSGYYYPRFPAAPGFLFQPYRKPKRIRTAFSPSQLLQLEKAFEKSHYVVGQERKDLASELQLTETQVKVWFQNRRTKHKRIKSEDGDDPNSPDKGSSKDMDSDNEEKDDSDISDIDDIGDDGMGHFHGNQVHHPPPPLY; translated from the exons ATGGTGGTTCATGCTACAGACATGGTAGAGCACGGTTTGCGAAAGTCCTCGGGCTTTACGATTGATTCTTTAATAGGAAAAGACTCCGAAAAATCAGACAGTTCGCCAAGTGGCCGAAACTATGAGGAATATGTGCGTGTAAGTTCAGAGCGGACCGACCGGGAAAGTCCGCGACCTCGAACACAGAACGGTTCCGAACTTTTGGAACGTTCCAAAAGGGACACAGTGGTCAACGAATCTCCGGGAACGAGACAGGTTCCCGACTTTTCCGCAGCTCGGAGAGAAAGAGAATTATTCCTCGCTTCACATCAACATAGTGCCTCTGaatcattaaaacatttacacgAGGTCCTGTCTCAGACGGCGGGGGCCACGGGGACTTACTACGCCCCCCGAGTGTGCCGCCACCCCCTGTCACCCTATAGTCTCCACTCTGTGTACCCTGGTCAGCTACCAGCCTCAGCCCCCCTCCATCCCTTGATGTTAACCCCCTCAACCTCCCGAGACATCCGTCATCTTCATCCCTGGATATCGGAACGCTACTCTGGATACTACTACCCACGGTTCCCGGCAG CTCCCGGGTTTCTTTTCCAACCTTACAGAAAACCCAAACGAATACGCACCGCATTTTCGCCCTCACAGCTTCTTCAACTGGAGAAGGCGTTCGAAAAAAGTCACTACGTGGTCGGTCAGGAGAGAAAAGATCTAGCTTCTGAACTCCAACTCACGGAAACACAG GTAAAGGTATGGTTCCAAAACAGACGCACAAAACACAAGAGGATAAAATCGGAAGACGGCGATGATCCCAATAGTCCGGACAAAGGCTCTTCTAAAGACATGGACAGCGACAACGAAGAGAAGGACGACAGTGATATTAGTGACATTGATGACATAGGCGATGACGGCATGGGTCATTTCCATGGCAACCAAGTTCATCATCCTCCCCCGCCTCTTTATTGA